Genomic DNA from Streptococcus uberis:
CGGAAGTCACTACAGATTGGTTTTTGATTTTAACCAGACCTAAATTATGTCCTCTTTTTTTCTCAGGATGTTGAATACCGATGTAAAAAAGACCATCGGGACGCTTGCTATTGTCCCCATAGACTAAAACATTGCCTCCTAAATTAATCATGGCACTTTTGATACCGTCTTGAACGAGATAATCCATGATAAGGTCTGCAATGTACCCTTTGGCAAGTGCACCTAGGTCAATTTTCATACCGGGCTCTGTCAAAAAAACGGATGATTTCTCGTGATCAAGAATGATATTTTCTGGATTCGTTAGCGCTAGTTGTTTTTTTATCGTAGCATCGCTTGGAAGGTGAGCATCTGAAAAGCCAATTCTCCAGCTTTGAACTAATGGACCAATGGCGATGTTAAGGTTGCTAGTATCAGCTAAACTGTGTTCTTTTCCAATTTGAATTAATTCAAACAATTGTGGGTGTACAACAATGGCTTTCTGACCAGCATGGTCATTAATGGCCATTAATTCTGAGTCAGCATCATTGGCACTGAATCGATTCTTATAGGTTTCAAAGAGTTGGCAAACAGTCGTTAATTGTTGGTCAGCTCTGCCAGAATCAATTTGTATATCAATTAGAGTTCCCATCATTTTGAGTTGATGTGTGACAAGCATAGCAATCTCCTTAAACAAGTAGCGCAAGAATCAGAAAAAGAAGGCTAAATTGCTTTAGCCTTTTTAGTCTAGTTTTTGGTTTTCATTTCTCCATGAGGAAAGTAGCTTCCTTCAGGCATATCATTGATCATGACATGAATGTTTTCTTTTGGTGCTTGAGCAATTCTTGAAACCACTTCTGTGACTTCACGAGCGAGTTCTATTTTTTGTTCTTGGCTACGCCCTTCAAATAAATCAATGGTAACAAATGGCATTTTCATGACTTCCTTTCTTTTTCTGCATCTATTTTACCATGTTTTTGGATTTTTGACTATTGAAACCGCTATTATGAAAATGGATTATTTTCATTTCATAATAAGTTAGTGGATTTAGTAAATAAGTATTTTTCCCATAAAAGGATAGTCTTCGTATAGTATCTATTAGAGTTTTAGAAACTTAAATCTTTGAAAGCTTACATCGCAAAATGATGACTTTTGTGGTAGAATAGTTTAGATAAATGAAGAAGGTAGGACCCAATTGTGGCTCAGTTATACTATAAGTATGGGACAATGAATTCAGGTAAATCCATTGAGATTTTAAAAGTTGCCCACAATTACGAAGAGCAAGGAAAACCAGTTGTCATTATGACAAGTGCACTTGATACTAGGGATGGTTTTGGCATCGTTTCAAGTCGAATTGGTATGAGAAGAGAAGCAGTACCCATCACAGATGAGATGGATATTTTTAACTACATTGATGCATTGGACGATAGACCATATTGTGTCTTGATTGATGAGTGCCAGTTTCTAAGCAAAAAAAATGTTTATGATTTAGCACGGGTTGTGGATGAATTGCAAGTCCCAGTTATGGCCTTTGGTTTAAAAAATGATTTTCAAAACGAACTCTTTGAAGGTTCCAAATACCTTTTGTTACTAGCTGATAAAATTGACGAAATCAAAACGATTTGTCAATATTGCAGTAAAAAAGCCATTATGCAATTGCGGATGAAAGACAATCGTCCCATATACGAAGGCGAACAAATTCAAATTGGCGGTAATGAAACTTACATTCCAGTTTGTCGTAAACATTATTTTCACCCACCGATTAATGAAGATTAAGGAGAACGATTCATAACATGAATATATATGATCAACTACAAAGTCTTGAAGATAGATATGAAGAGTTAGGGGAACTCTTAAGTGACCCAGAGGTTGTTTCAGATACCAAACGCTTTATGGAATTATCAAAAGAAGAAGCGAATACCAGAGAAACAGTTGCTACATATCGCCAATACAAAGATATTATTCAGTCCATTTCAGATGCTGAAGAAATGATTAAAGAATCAGGTGGCGATCCTGAAATTGAAGAAATGGCTAAAGAGGAATTAAAAGAATCAAAAGCCGCTAAAGAAGATTATGAAGAAAAATTAAAAATCCTCTTAC
This window encodes:
- a CDS encoding thymidine kinase — its product is MAQLYYKYGTMNSGKSIEILKVAHNYEEQGKPVVIMTSALDTRDGFGIVSSRIGMRREAVPITDEMDIFNYIDALDDRPYCVLIDECQFLSKKNVYDLARVVDELQVPVMAFGLKNDFQNELFEGSKYLLLLADKIDEIKTICQYCSKKAIMQLRMKDNRPIYEGEQIQIGGNETYIPVCRKHYFHPPINED
- a CDS encoding FAD:protein FMN transferase, with amino-acid sequence MLVTHQLKMMGTLIDIQIDSGRADQQLTTVCQLFETYKNRFSANDADSELMAINDHAGQKAIVVHPQLFELIQIGKEHSLADTSNLNIAIGPLVQSWRIGFSDAHLPSDATIKKQLALTNPENIILDHEKSSVFLTEPGMKIDLGALAKGYIADLIMDYLVQDGIKSAMINLGGNVLVYGDNSKRPDGLFYIGIQHPEKKRGHNLGLVKIKNQSVVTSGIYERRLKIADKEYHHIFDKETGYPIETDMASLTIIADASLDCEIWTTRLFGLDSLKVFHILNQLPTIEGIIVTKDNRIAVSNGLKDKWTLLYN
- a CDS encoding 4-oxalocrotonate tautomerase produces the protein MPFVTIDLFEGRSQEQKIELAREVTEVVSRIAQAPKENIHVMINDMPEGSYFPHGEMKTKN